The genomic region TTTGGACACCAAACCCATGTattggcattatatattgttatagataacatgtttaatttttttatacatttttatattattcatgtattattattatttaataaatattttatgttcaaaatattatttatttatttattttaactaacctataattttatttctattgttatgttatcattggctttttaagatattgttgaaacttgttatgtcattgttgattatttaaactttgatgttgagacttgttatatgtatttaatttttttaatttataaaaccgcaaattcaattcaattcaaaccgcttgaaattggatcggatctgatcggatcggattttttttaaaagcatccaatccaaaccgcatcgCAAGTAAAATTAGTATTCGGATCGGATGAGTTTTTTACTCAAAACTGATCCATACCGCATCGCGAACACCcctaccattttgttgaggagtataTCTAGTTGTTAGTTGGTGTTGAATTTTGTGTTGCTTAAAGTAATCTGAACACACAAGATATTATGTTCCTCTGTCTGTTATGAGAATTTTGATTTTATAACCACTTTATTTTTCGACAAATGTCTTGAATGTCTTAAAGACATCGCATGCTTCTGTTTTTTGCTTCAAAAAGTATACACATGTATATctactaaaatcatcaataaaagtgataAAGTACCTGCTACCATTGTTGCTTGAAATTTCTACAAAACAGATATCTAAATGCACAATTTCAATTAGTCTTCTGGCTCTCCATAATTTTTCTATAGGGAATGGATCTCTATGCTTTTTTTTTCAAGTTGACAAATCTCACAAACACAATTGGAAATATGAATCTGTGGCAAACTAAAAATAAGTCCTTTTCTTGACAGGTAGTTTAGGCCAGAAAAATGAAAATATCCAAACCGCATATGCCACAACCAGTTATCATCAAGTATCACAGAACTCAAGCAAGAGGGATTAACATGTTAAATTTTAACGGAAACATTCTGTTTGAAGTCATCTTTGCTTTATCTATGAACCTTCCATTGTTGTCAAATACAGTGCAATATTCACGATAAGTTATCATCTTATATTCCTTCTTAGATAATTGCCCCATACTTAGTAAATTGTAATCAAGTTCACAAGCATAGAAAACATCAGAAATATAATTCAGAGAATCATCCTTCAATCTAATTGGTATGTGTCCTTTTTCTTCAATAGGGATATTTGTACTATTACCAAACTTCAATAATAGTTTAACTAAATCATCTAGTGAAAAAAATAACTCCTTTCTACCAGACATATGATTACTACAAATATTATCCAAGTACCATATATTTTCATCTTCAGCACATGAATTACTTGTAAAAAATAAAGTTTGAGTACCTAGATTATCATAAGTATTTTGATGTTGATTTTCTACAACATGTACTTGATTATTGTTCATCATTTTGAATCTGCAATCTGCTGCTTTGTGCCCATATTTTTCACAATGAAAGTAGTTAaaattgcttctttcttgataaaAATTTTCTCGACCTCTTCCTCGGTTGACAGGCCTGAAATTCGTTCCACCTTGATTAGGTGGTGTAGAATTATTGTAACTTTCTTAGTTGTAATTGCCACGACCTCTtcctctgaaacttcctctgcCTCTACTTTGAAAATTAAAACCACAACCTCGTCCTTCTTGTGTACGGCTTGATTATGCAATATTGTTTAAATTCACTCGACTTTTCAGGGCTTCCTCAGTTGGTTTTTCTGACTTCTCCAATATTCTACTGATGTGGCTTTTCATAGTTCTTTGCAACTCTGCAATCTTCATGGTATCCATATCATGGAACTCTAGTATCGTAGTCACCACATGGTCATACTTCATCGGTATGGTACAAAGAATTTTCTCCACTACTTTACTATCGGGAATATCTTCTCCATAGACTTTCATCTTATTGACAAGATCTATAATACGAGTAAAATATTGCTCAACAGTTTCTGAGCTAGACATCTCGTACCTTTCATATTCTTTTTTGAAAGACTGTAGCTTTGCTTTTTGAACTTTATCTAtgctaggggtgttcatggtttggttaatccaaaaaccaaaccagttttttggttaaccaaaaatatagtattggttaattaaccaaattggttTTACATGATGAAACCGGTTAGTGAAATTCAAAACCGATTTTTAAACGGTTATTAAAGCAAAATCcggtttttaaaaaataatcgatttttatataaaaaaaaaaaccagttttttcattaaaaatcggtttttatactaaaaaatcgGTTGTTATactaaaaaattagtttttataccattaaattagtttttacatgtaaaaatagatttttacacaaattaatatttttacatacaaaaatctaaatttttaaacctttttttaattgaatttttttaatctaaaattttttttctttctaaatgatacgaATAACATTTGTAAATAATGAAATCCCTTCGATTGCTTTCGTTCCTTTTTCTTTcctgtctctctctctccttctctcttcccatcctctctctctcccctctctctttctctctgtttgtcctttttctcttcctctttctctctcttctctctctcctatCCTTCATCTCTCTTcttatctctctccttttttttctttctcttcctctatcttctcttcctctctcttttctctctcgctttagaaaaaagaggagaaaagagatagaaaagggatagagattgagagaaggttgaaagagaaagagaaaatagagagtaagaaaagaaagacgaggagagaaaaggaagagagaaagaggaggagagagagaaagaagaaaaggaaagagagaggagcgagagagagagaaagagagaaaagaaaaaagagagagagaaagagaggggagggaaaggagagagagagagagagagggagagagagagagaaagagagaagggaaaagagaggagaaaggagagagatataggagagagagagagagagagagagaaagagaggagagCGAGAGGAGGGGGAGAGATAGAAAAAGGGGAGAGATGATTAGAGAGGGAAAGGGgaggagagaaagaaagagagaagggaGGTGGAGAAAGAGGGcaaggagagagagaagaagcgAGAGagcggagagaaggagagagagacagagagagggggagagaaggagagagagacagagagagggggagagaaggagagagagacagagagagggggagagaaggagagagagaaagagggaaggggagagagagggagatgggagagaaagaggggaaaagaagagagagaaggggagagagaatggagagagagagagagagaggagggggagagagaaaaggagaggaTAAAGAGGAGAAGTAGAAAGAGAAAAATGAGAGAGAAAGTGGAAGGAGAGATGGAAAAAAGAGAGataggaggagagagagaagggagagaaagaggaaagagagagagagagagagagagagagagggaggaagggagggagagagaaaagaagagaaagaagggaaggagagagaaagagagaggaagggggagaaggagggagagagagaggaagggggagaaggagggggagagagagagagagagagagagagagagagaaagagtatgtaatttggttttgaaattaggttttgattttaatttggttttggttttggttaaccggttaaaaactggttttttttttaatttagttttggttaaccaattctaaaaaatatggatatggtttttaaaattgttttattaaacaggttaaccaaaatgtggttatggttttttaaccggttaaccacattttggtttttttatgaacACCCCTAATTTATGCCTTTATATGATAGCTTCAACGTGTTCCATGCTTCTTTTGCACTTTTGGCATTTGCTATTTTGCCAAACACCGTATAATCTACTCCTTGATGAATTTGAGATAGCGCCAATTGATCTCTCCTCTGTTGGACAGCATCTGCTCCTTCTTGCAAACCCGGTTCAATGAAATTTCACAGGTTATAGACTTTCAAATGGGTAGACATCAAAGTCTTCCAATAACTATAATCAAGTTTTCCATCTAACTTAGGACCGGACCAcatgacaaaccccaatttgacggtttatcttgtattgatttttggggattttatcaccttttacccatatttattcatgaaatagcatggttttgtatattctcctttaattgtgcttaagagtgaaaacatgctttttaggtcttaaaatagctaaatttaattctccttgattccattagataccttgatatgtttgttaagtgatttaaggtttaggaggcaaagattggatcaagggaatgaagaaagaaagcatgaaaagttggagaactcatgaagaaatgaaagaaccggaaagctgtcaagccgacctctttgcacttaaacggccataacttgagctacagaggtccaattgatgcggttctagttgggttggaaagctaacatccggggcttcgaaatgatataagatttgccatagttgctatacgtataaggacgcgtacgcgcactgtacgcatACGCGCCGTTGGTGCACGTGATTCACTTCATGCAAACTCGTGGCTAGCGAATTTACAAGCCTTgtgggtccaatccaactcatttctgatccTATTTAAGCCAAGAATTGAAGAGGGATGGACATACTTGTCACCATTAGTTTAGTTTgagcttagtttagtagtgagagttagtttctagagagagaagctctctcttctctctaggattaggattaggattaggtttagttcttagacctagattttaattcatcttcttctacttctatcttctcaattctttgttgctacattcaatcttcttctattccttgGTTGTAattttcctttatgttgttcttttaCCTTGTTGTAGATTtagtattgttccttctacattcttccaattcaataagaggtaattcataataaatgtgtctcctttgcttttctattgttgatctcttatttttgtagttgtagattcctttaattcttgcatttaataatgtttactCCTCTTTcactttatgtgtttgttgaaatgtctcttttagttttagtgtagattttgtccctcttggcctaggtacgtagagtaattagtgacacttgagttatctaattccgttgttgattgataattggagagattgctaattggtttggagtgcactaaagctagtccttccttggaagttggctaggacttgtggctcaagtcaattcatccacttgactttcctttaattagtaagggttaactaagtggtagcaatgaacaattctcatcacaattgagaaggataactaggataggacttctagttctcacaccttaccaagagccttttatagttgttagtttattttcattgccatttacttttcatgcttcttatccaaaaccccaaaataactcataaccaataacaagacactttattgcaattcctagggagaacgacccgaggtccaatacttcggtttataaattgagtaaagtatcgtttttgtccccaacgtttggggtaaatcctatttgtgtccctaacgtttaaatcgtcctatttgtatccttaacgtttgtaaaagtgattcaatgttatcctgctgtcaattacacatcatgagcgctttagtttgagttttaaaaatctttcttaaagttagaatacaaatgtttgggatagaatcgatgatctacgcCGAAAAATAGTTCATCAAATGttaaaactaattcctacaacatttacataattcacttttctagggacataattgaatctaaacacaaatagtaggtataatattaaaattgaacacatccaagtgagacctaattgagaatgaatacattcaagtgagaataattgaaaaatataatctgatttgttgtATAagtgatagtaggataacattgaatcacttttataaatgttaaagatacaaatagaacgatttaaacgttagggacacaaataggacttaccccaaacgttggggacaaaaatgatactttactcttataaattttaggggtttgtactagtgacaaacaactttttgtatgaaaggattagtgattggtttagaaactatacttgcaacgagaattcatttgtgaaattctataccatcaaaaatccattcgtcaccaCACAATATTGAAAGTGTTTGCCATACCGACTCTATGAATAAACAACTATGTGAGAACTTTCTCACTCCTCACAAACTCTCAAACACCAGACGCTGGATTAACCAGCTCTAATACCAAATGTAAGTAAAATACCCACACTTTATTGGCCCCAGGATCACTCACTCACATAAGTAATACTACTGTATTTTTAATCTCTCAAACTCACTAATACTCATATGAAATAATAAAACAAAGAAGGACTTCACataatcatatttttttcatttcaaTAAACACACGTAATACATAAAGCATGTATGACTTTATATAGACTAAActtcttaataaaataataatttttttcttaacaACTAAGACTACATTGGTGATGATCATGAAACTTGTAGAGTTTGTATGCTTTGTCATCATTTTTTTAATAATCAAATACCTCTCTTAAACATTTTTGAcaattctttaaatttttaacatCTTCTAGTAAATAAATGATTCTTGTTTTCAACTCAAATTTTACTTCTTCAATTCTTTAACCATATTTCATGAAGATTTTAATCCATACaagttgatttaaaatttttaatcaataataattttagagtTTGTTGAATTGTTTATTTACAATTGTTTTTTCACAATTAAAATCAGCTGCTAGGATAATGCAATCACACATGTATGGTATATGAGAAAAATGATCTTTCTCATAAAAGTTATCTTTAAAACTCCTACTTATCCAATAATTAAGAgatatttcaagataaattttttAATGATACCTCacataatagtaaaaaaaaataaaaccctTAATAGAAATAGTAATACAAGAGCATAAGATCCGTGGTAAGGCAAACCCTACTAGCTAGCTTTACTAAAGCAATATTGATGATAAATGCCTCCTAAGCATaattcctttttcttcaatacCACAAAGATCAAGAATAGAGCTAACGAATACAAGAGATTATTGAATATTTGAGTCATTTTCTTTTCGAATTCAAGTTAGCGTATGCATGTTTGGTCAAGGATAAAAGAGGAGATAATTTTACCTAAATGAATTTCACGTATAAAAAGGTAAAAACTTATCGCACTTCTTACCGAACCAACCATAAAGGTGTAAAGCAAGATACTTCACCTTTGATAAACTAACATGAATTCTATACTTCTAATGATGAATAAATGgtaaaatttgtttttgaaagattatttgtattttaaattagtctctaaaattttatttttaaaattaaattcgtCTTTCAAAGTTTTTAAGTTAATCATATTAGTTCTTTTATCACTTTCGTTACGAATGGCGTCAAAATTTGTAGATGTGATGATATCACACTAACCAGTAACCACAACACACTTGGTACTAATTGGCCGCTAACATTACAAGTTTATAAATTAgattaaattaatcttaaattgaGGAGGACTTTGAGACTTTAAAATCTctcaatttaaaattaatttgatctaattttataaaaatttatgtaTGTGTTGTGGTGTCACTTAagttatatcaataaattttaatGCCATCACCAACAAAAAAGACAAAAAGTCAAAAAAACTAATGCaatctatttaaaatttttaaaagacgaatttaattaaaaaaatctttcaagacaaatttaactatttattttctaattattcaAAAATAAACTTTCATGTCAAAGACATCGTAACTTGAGTTTGCTCTGGTCAAGTAGTTCCTGACCTTTCTTAAGCATGATTTGTGCATGAACCATCAAAAGGGCACCCTTTTGAGCCATTTCCCCAGCCATGTCAATCTCACGGTTCGACTTGTCCAAAAGCTTTAACAATAAAGCAGCATCATGTATCTCAATTCCCTCATCGATGGAACTGGGCTCTCCAAGAGACAAGGACAGATTCTTCAAGCGTGCGTTTATGCTTTCAAAATCTGCTTTTACCGATGCATAGATTTCACCATTTTTGGGTCTCTTGGATAGTTCCTCAGCTGCTTGTAGACCCATTGACTTCAAGTCAACGATCCGAtcaattttctcatctgtttttgtCATGTTTAGATAGACATATCCACAATCAACATTCAGAACTTTAACGGCACATGATTCAACTTTACATGATTCAACTCACCGCTATTGTTGGTGTTAAGACTCATCATGGAGTGCTCAGAGTGGGTAGCAGCAGCAGCATCAGTAGAACTACTACTGTTGATGCAATCATCCACAGCCTTGCTGAAATAATCATGATAACCCGTATATGGCTTTGATCTTTTCAGGAAAACTCGAGCTCCGCGGTGGCTTTCTTTACCTTTTGGCATTTTCGATTTTCCTTCTCCTTCACCTtactttgtttttattattttttatttagaaagtTAAGAATCAGAATTTATTCtagaattagattttttttttatgtctgggaataaacaaaaattaataatttcagTTCTAATAAGAATTATNNNNNNNNNNNNNNNNNNNNNNNNNNNNNNNNNNNNNNNNNNNNNNNNNNNNNNNNNNNNNNNNNNNNNNNNNNNNNNNNNNNNNNNNNNNNNNNNNNNNNNNNNNNNNNNNNNNNNNNNNNNNNNNNNNNNNNNNNNNNNNNNNNNNNNNNNNNNNNNNNNNNNNNNNNNNNNNNNNNNNNNNNNNNNNNNNNNNNNNNNNNNNNNNNNNNNNNNNNNNNNNNNNNNNNNNNNNNNNNNNNNNNNNNNNNNNNNNNNNNNNNNNNNNNNNNNNNNNNNNNNNNNNNNNNNNNNNNNNNNNNNNNNNNNNNNNNNNNNNNNNNNNNNNNNNNNNNNNNNNNNNNNNNNNNNNNNNNNNNNNNNNNNNNNNNNNNNNNNNNNNNNNNNNNNNNNNNNNNNNNNNNNNNNNNNNNNNNNNNNNNNNNNNNNNNNNNNNNNNNNNNNNNNNNNNNNNNNNNNNNNNNNNNNNNNNNNNNNNNNNNNNNNNNNNNNNNNNNNNNNNNNNNNNNNNNNNNNNNNNNNNNNNNNNNNNNNNNNNNNNNNNNNNNNNNNNNNNNNNNNNNNNNNNNNNNNNNNNNNNNNNNNNNNNNNNNNNNNNNNNNNNNNNNNNNNNNNNNNNNNNNNNNNNNNNNNNNNNNNNNNNNNNNNNNNNNNNNNNNNNNNNNNNNNNNNNNNNNNNNNNNNNNNNNNNNNNNNNNNNNNNNNNNNNNNNNNNNNNNNNNNNNNNNNNNNNNNNNNNNNNNNNNNNNNNNNNNNNNNNNNNNNNNNNNNNNNNNNNNNNNNNNNNNNNNNNNNNNNNNNNNNNNNNNNNNNNNNNNNNNNNNNNNNNNNNNNNNNNNCACATACAAAGAACGATACTAAAAATACGATATGGTGAATAatcatttttagttattatttaatcaaattatttaaattttaaattttataaaaactaGTGTAAAACCGCGCGTAGCGCAATAATAGATTGGTACTTATCTATCAATAGTAATAGGtgttacttttaatttaaaaaagtttTTATACATAAAACTCATTGTATAGTAATAAGACTTTTCTATTCTTATTTTTCAGAAGCCAAATAATTctgatattttttaattcatattaaCGGATTCTATTTAAATGCAAAAGTTATTACGTTTGTATGTTTAAATAAATGTTATAATTTGTTAATTGAtatacaatttaaaaaaattaatactttaataaaaataatttatattatattaattacatttttaaattttttttaattaaccaaaaaaaaaaagcaaatacGTATATAATTGTTCAAAAAAGACTCGTGGCAAAACAATGtttattataaaatatgtatacatagcaagaataaaaaaaattaatcacttaATATATTGCATTATAATGtcttttttcaccaaaattttgaataaacaaaaatatttaatctATTGTTTGTAATGATAGCAACTACTttcaaaattacttttacttataAAATACACAATTGTTTTTCCTTGCAGCATTTAAAATTAGACCGATaacaatttatttaatttactttctctagtTGTAAACAAAGTACTTTACAAAATACATCAAAAATATTAACAGCAAACTACTTATAATGATTAAAACCAAATTtttcaaaagaataaagaaaCTATACTACCATCGAATAACAATTATAAAAGAATAAGATAACTTTGGATAATAAAAAAAGCATAACATCATGCAGTTTCTTCCATAAATACTGTAACAATTACCAAAGAGAATAGAAGGAGAATTTAAAATGGCACCAACACGGAGAATTTATTCATTCTATAAAATCATGGCTTTCACATTCATCATAATTTATCAGCATCTCAATAAAAGCTACATGACTTGTTGCTTAATTGAAATTTGATTGAAAATGAAATTATGAATGGAATCCATTGCTTTTGGTATGTACATACATGAGTTATCTGTAGCCATCCGTTcatagaaataaaaaatgaaagagatGTCCTCAACTTTCTATTACTTTTTCCAATAACATATGCTATAGGATTATTGACAAAACTACcaagaaaactataaaaaatcaTTTCTCACCAGCAAGGTCATAGTCGTTGTCTTTGGTGTGTCCTGCAAACGCATATTATGAAACGAACCTAAGCAATACATACATATTAGTATATTACTATCTAAATAGCTAAACTTCAAAGTTATCATTTTGTAGTTCATGCCTTCCGGGCTAAATTCAGTTTAATTggaatgattcaacttcagatCAGTAATACTACTACTTAGTACTGTGAAACAATAAAACTCAAAACACTTACAAAGTAATAACACCAAAGAGCACAAAACTTTTCCAAAAAACCAAAAGTAAATAAACACTTCCATGATGAAGCAAGATAAAGCAAAAAATATGTTTCTGAGACCCATCACTAATAGAATGAGGAACCTAAGAAACTACCTTATGTGCTAAGAGATTGCCTGCTCTTCTATCAATGAAGAAGCTAGTTCTCGAATTTGGTCATCTTTCTCATTTGCTAAAATTTTTGCCTTTACAGCACAATTTACTTTCTCCATTTTGTTATCATCTATCTTCTGTATACCATAATCTACTCTTGTGACATTCCATGGTTGATCTTTTCCCATCATTATATGAAGGTTATATTCTTTTACATTAATTGATATATATAACACACCCAAAATAgaaactaataattatattaaaaagaaaTCAATCTGAGTTAGATGTTTATTGATATGTATACCCCTTTATTAATCTACAAATAACTACTTAAGAAAAGTGAGGGATAAGTTATCTTTATATAATGTGATCCTAATTGTCAAATATTTTAATTGCACATAGTTATCTTTATATTAACTATTAGTAGAACAATatggaaactaaattaaagtccTAATTTGATGTAGCTTTAAAGCAGTATAAAATACAgatgtaactttttttttaaacaaattagAGGATCACAATTATAGAATAGGACAGGTTGCTTTCTTCTACACTAATTTGATTATGTCTGTAGTCTATATTACAATTGTATCATATTGCAATTGCCGTTTGCAATAGCTTGTAATGGATTTCATCAAATTAATTTtaagtaacaaatttttattgcAACAAACACAATTACAATCTCCTACTCCCTCATAAAACCTTTTTGCCTAAATGATGATATATAGCTCAAgatcaaataatttaaattaacaaaagaactcTGATCCTcttctataaaatatataatatataataattaattaaaaatgtgAAACTTTGTATTTAATCACATGGCCATATACCTTGGATCTTTCCTTTCGAGAGCATGCGGCATACCACTTTGTGAGCCTCACTTTTTTCTATCGATTTATGAGAAGCACAAAGAGTACCTaaattaaacaaatttaaaaaaaatcagaaaacacAGCAGCTATAAGTCACAGGTAAAACACCACATGCTTTCATATATGCATAGTGATCGAAACAAATTCAAACACCATCGGTATAAAATCGACATAAATAAACAAATGAAAACAAAGGCCAAGGCAAATTCACAAATCCTGCACTAAACAAAATACATTTATCATCATATATACCTACATGAAACACTATGTAGAAGAAGATTATGGTGACATAAATATTCAGGAAAAGAAAATCAATTTTGTTTGGCCACAAAGATACAGAAAAGTCTATAAATGAATAAAAGATAGTGGTATTTCAACCAAAGGGGTGTTAAGTCCAATCATCAAAGACATGATATGCAAAGCAAAAAGATCAGGCTGTTAAGTTCAGTTCAAAGTTCAAAATATATTTAAACGGAGATGCAACAACTATTCTTCGTTTCACCTACTCAATTACCTCTTCTGGTTTTGGAAGATCCTTTGTCCTACCAAcccatttttaaattttattaaaaatataatatcaaGCATGCAGCTATATCAGTTACGGTATCCCAATTTATCACTCAAAGAAAACTTCTTTAATACAAAATGATAAAATTATATTAAGAAAGTATTTTCAGGCATTTAAC from Arachis ipaensis cultivar K30076 chromosome B02, Araip1.1, whole genome shotgun sequence harbors:
- the LOC107628468 gene encoding uncharacterized protein LOC107628468 isoform X1 encodes the protein MPKGKESHRGARVFLKRSKPYTGYHDYFSKAVDDCINSSSSTDAAAATHSEHSMMSLNTNNSDEKIDRIVDLKSMGLQAAEELSKRPKNGEIYASVKADFESINARLKNLSLSLGEPSSIDEGIEIHDAALLLKLLDKSNREIDMAGEMAQKGALLMVHAQIMLKKGQELLDQSKLKLRCL
- the LOC107628468 gene encoding uncharacterized protein LOC107628468 isoform X2, whose product is MPKGKESHRGARVFLKRSKPYTGYHDYFSKAVDDCINSSSSTDAAAATHSEHSMMSLNTNNSDEKIDRIVDLKSMGLQAAEELSKRPKNGEIYASVKADFESINARLKNLSLSLGEPSSIDEGIEIHDAALLLKLLDKSNREIDMAGEMAQKGALLMVHAQIMLKKGGIYHQYCFSKAS